DNA sequence from the Thermococcus sp. genome:
CGTTATCTACCTGAGGTGGACAATATGAAAAGGTTTGATCTCCTGCTGAGTTTTCTTGAGGGATTCATGGTGACGTGGAATCCCTTTACGATGGCCGTGGCCATTGCGGTTTCTTCCATCGCTGTAGTAGTTACGAAGTTTAAAACCACGCCCATGAAGAACGTTCTCTTTCTCGGCGGTGCCTTTGGTGGCTGGGCCGTTACTTATTTAGCGGTTGATGTTCCGTTCTATAAATGGGAGGGGATATGGTGGATACCTACGGGATTGGTCGTTGCCTCAGCCCTTGGGATCCCATAACGTGGTATCTGAACAGGGATGGGGACTTGTCTTGAAAATGCACACCTTTTTAAACCCCCTGAACAACTAAGACCAACGCAGCTCCATGCCTCTTGAGGGGCTTGGGGGCGTAGGAGGAAGTAACATGATAAAGATTTACACAGTTAGCGGCTACGAGGAAGTAGGCAAGAACATGACCGCCGTGGAATACAACGGAGAGGTCGTTATAATCGACATGGGAATAAGGCTCGACCGGGTTCTCATCCACGAGGATGTCAACATCCAGCAGTTCCCCACGAAGGAACTACAGAAGCTTGGTGCGATTCCCGATGATTCAATGCTGAGGAACAAGAAGGTCGTTGCCATTACCTTCACCCACGGCCATCTCGATCACATAGGGGCCGTTGGGAAGCTCGCGGTCCATTACCCCGATGTGCCGATATACGGTACCCCCTACACCATAAAGCTCGCCAAAGGGGAGGTTAAGAGTGAGCAGTACTTTGAGGTCAAGAACCCTATGTACGAGACCGACTTCGGGGAGATCGTCCAAGTCAGTGAGAACCTCGCCGTGGAGTTCATTAGGATAACCCACTCCATTCCGCAGGCTTCTATGGTCATAGTCCATACCCCTGAGGGCGCTGTCGTCCACACAGGCGACTTCAAGTTCGACAACAACAATCCCCTCGGCGAGAAGCCCGACTACAAACGCCTCAAGGAGCTCGGTAGGGAGGGCGTCAAGGTTTTGATACCAGAATCCACACGCGTCTCCGAGCCGACCAAGACGCCGAGCGAGGCCGTTGCCCAGATGCTCCTTGAGGACTTCTTCCTCTACGAGGGGATGGAGGCGGACGGCCTGATAGCCACGACCTTCGCCAGTCACATTGCCAGACTTCAGGAGCTCATCCGGATAGCCAACAAAATGGGCAGGCAGGCCGTTCTCGTCGGCCGCTCGCTCGCCAAGTACACCGGCATAGCAAAGCAGCTGGGCCTCATAAAGATGAAGGGTGCCCGCGCAGTCAGAAGCCCCAACGCCGTTAAGAAGGTTCTAAAAGAGGTGAGCCAGGCTAGGGAGAACTATCTCCTGGTTGTCACGGGGCACCAGGGTGAGCCGGGCGCGGTCCTCACAAGGATGGCAAACGGCGACATCTACGATATCGGCAAACGTGACACTGTGGTATTCTCCGCAGGTACTATACCCAATCCACTAAACCAGGCCCAGCGCTACGTCCTTGAGACGAAACTCAAGATGAAGGGGGTCAGGATGATAAAAGATCTCCACGTCTCTGGACATGCGAGCAGGGAGGACCATCGCTACCTCATCAGGATGCTCAACCCAGAGAACATAGTTCCGGCACACGGGGAGTTCAGGATGCTGACTCACTACGCGGAGCTTGCCGAGGAGGAGGGGTACCTTATAGGTAGGGATGTCTTCGTGTCAAGGAATGGCTACACCGTTGAAATACGTTGAGAGTAAAGCTGATAAACCGTTGCACCCTTTTTTCTCTGTCACTTTCATCGTTCATGAGGTGGTACCATGGGGAAGTACAATGAACTGTTTGCAAGGGTCAAGGGACTTGTGAAGAACGTTGATAAGGTAATATTTGATCTAATCCCTGAGGGGGATCCAAGGAGCCTTTACAAGGCTTCACGGCACTACCCGCTCGCCGGTGGAAAGCGTGTCAGGCCCTTCGTGGTTATCCGTGCTACCGAGGCGGTCGGCGGCGACCCGGAGAAGGCGCTCTATCCCGCCGCCGCGGTTGAGTTCATTCACAACTACTCCCTCGTTCACGACGACATAATGGACATGGACGAACTGAGGCGTGGAAGGCCCACCGTTCACAAGGTCTGGGGCGTCAACATGGCGATTTTGGCCGGTGACCTACTCTTCTCCAAGGCCTTCGAGGCGGTGGCTAAGGCTGAGGTGAGCTCCGAGAAGAAGGCGAGGATTTTAGAAGTCCTTGTGAAGACATCCAACGAGCTCTGCGAGGGACAGGCCCTTGATATAGAGTTTGAAACCCGGGACGAGGTTACCGTTGAGGAGTACCTCAGGATGATAAGCGGGAAGACCGGGGCGCTCTTCGACGGCTCCGCAACGATAGGCGCGATAGTTGGGACTGATAACGAGGAGTACATTAAGGCACTCTCCAAGTGGGGTAGGAACGTTGGCATAGCATTTCAGATTTGGGACGACGTGTTGGATTTGATTGCCGACGAGGAGAAACTCGGAAAGCCCGTCGGGAGCGACATAAGAAAGGGCAAGAAGACGCTGATAGTGAGCCACTTCTTTGACAATGCTACCGACGAAGATAAAGCCGAGTTCCTCAGGGTCTTCGGCAAGTACGCCGGAGATGCAAAGGGTGACGCTTTAATCCACGAGGATGTCATGGGCGAGGTGGCCAGGGCCATCGAGCTCCTCAGGAAGTACGGGAGCATTGATTATGCGGCGGAGTACGCGAAAAAGCTTGTCAGAGAGGCCAACGAGGCTTTGAAAGTCCTTCCGGAGAGCGAGGCGAGGAAGGATTTAGAGCTCCTCGCCGAGTTCCTCGTGGAGAGGGAGTTCTGATTACTCCACCAAGAGCCACCCCACCGGCGGATGCTCCGCTCCTTTCTTCCACTTTTCATATGCTTTATCCCACCGCTCCAGAAGTTCGGCGCGCTTTTCTTCGTCCTTTATCTGTGCCACGTACTTGCGCGGGATGTAGGCGAGATAGTGCGGGAGGCCTGGCTCGAAGGTTCCGCTCTCGATTACCTTTCCTCCGGCTCTCTCGACGAGCTCTCCCAGCTTTTCCAGCGGGAAATAGTGCAGGTCGTCCTTTCTCCCAAAGAGGGCTTCAAAGATTTCCTCGCGCAGGTTGTAGAGCTCAAGGTGGGCTTTCTGGCGCTCGTTTTTTGCTATGGAAAGGCTCTCAGCTATGAAAACCCTTTCCGAAACGCGGAGCAGCTCGGAGAAGACCTTAACGATGGTTTCCTCACTCTTCAGGCTCCTCACGCCGTGGACGAGGACTGCCAAATCGAAGGCTTTAAAGGGAAAGGGAAGCTCTCTCGCATCGGTTTTGAGCGGGATTATCCGGTGCTTTAGGCCCGCCAAGGAGGTTATCCCCTCAAAAAAGCGCCATCTGCTCAGCTCAACGGCAACAACGCGGCCGGGCTCACCAACGAGGTACGCTAACGGAACTGTGGTTAAGGCATGCGCTCCACATCCTATCTCAAGGACGTTCATTCCCTCTTTGAGAGGTGCGAACTGGATGACTCGGAAGCGTTCGAGCATTTCCAAATGCAACCAATCTGGTGGTAAAGGCGGCTCGTTTCGAAGCGGAATTCTTGAAAGGATTTCTCTCTTAAACCTTTCCTCTCCAGCAGGCATGGAAAACACCGAAAAATGTTAAAAACGTTCTCTTTAAGGCTTTTTTGGAGAAAAAGATTTATAAGATGGGGTTGAATTAATGGCAGGGTTGAAATTCTTCTTATTGTGGCCTCTGACGCTGGTGAGTCATCATCTTAGTTACATATTGCATGATT
Encoded proteins:
- a CDS encoding RNase J family beta-CASP ribonuclease, producing the protein MIKIYTVSGYEEVGKNMTAVEYNGEVVIIDMGIRLDRVLIHEDVNIQQFPTKELQKLGAIPDDSMLRNKKVVAITFTHGHLDHIGAVGKLAVHYPDVPIYGTPYTIKLAKGEVKSEQYFEVKNPMYETDFGEIVQVSENLAVEFIRITHSIPQASMVIVHTPEGAVVHTGDFKFDNNNPLGEKPDYKRLKELGREGVKVLIPESTRVSEPTKTPSEAVAQMLLEDFFLYEGMEADGLIATTFASHIARLQELIRIANKMGRQAVLVGRSLAKYTGIAKQLGLIKMKGARAVRSPNAVKKVLKEVSQARENYLLVVTGHQGEPGAVLTRMANGDIYDIGKRDTVVFSAGTIPNPLNQAQRYVLETKLKMKGVRMIKDLHVSGHASREDHRYLIRMLNPENIVPAHGEFRMLTHYAELAEEEGYLIGRDVFVSRNGYTVEIR
- a CDS encoding polyprenyl synthetase family protein — encoded protein: MGKYNELFARVKGLVKNVDKVIFDLIPEGDPRSLYKASRHYPLAGGKRVRPFVVIRATEAVGGDPEKALYPAAAVEFIHNYSLVHDDIMDMDELRRGRPTVHKVWGVNMAILAGDLLFSKAFEAVAKAEVSSEKKARILEVLVKTSNELCEGQALDIEFETRDEVTVEEYLRMISGKTGALFDGSATIGAIVGTDNEEYIKALSKWGRNVGIAFQIWDDVLDLIADEEKLGKPVGSDIRKGKKTLIVSHFFDNATDEDKAEFLRVFGKYAGDAKGDALIHEDVMGEVARAIELLRKYGSIDYAAEYAKKLVREANEALKVLPESEARKDLELLAEFLVEREF
- a CDS encoding class I SAM-dependent methyltransferase, coding for MLERFRVIQFAPLKEGMNVLEIGCGAHALTTVPLAYLVGEPGRVVAVELSRWRFFEGITSLAGLKHRIIPLKTDARELPFPFKAFDLAVLVHGVRSLKSEETIVKVFSELLRVSERVFIAESLSIAKNERQKAHLELYNLREEIFEALFGRKDDLHYFPLEKLGELVERAGGKVIESGTFEPGLPHYLAYIPRKYVAQIKDEEKRAELLERWDKAYEKWKKGAEHPPVGWLLVE